The DNA segment TTGCGCCATGTGTGTTAAACCGCGCATATACAATACCCAATCAGAACGTTCATGAGTGGGGTTTAAACGAGAGAAACGTTCGATACTCGCTAACGCAAGAGCATAATCGCCATTTTTGTAATAAGCGTAGATTAAGTCTAATTGTACTTGATCGGAATACGGGCCAAATGGATAGCGAGAGTCTAATGCTTCCAGTTTTTTGATTGATTCAGCCCAGCTCCCAGCTTGCAAGTTTTGTTGCGCTTGGGTGTATAGGTCCGAAGGCGGAATGTCTGGTACAGCGTCTTTATTGTCTGCACAACCCGCTAAAAAGAGTAGGGAAACCAGTCCCAAAAGGTATTGGCGTTTCATTGCTAGGAGAAAATTCCTTAATTAAATTTATCGCGTCCGTTACTTCTGACAACTTAACAGATACAATGGTAAATAACACTATTTTACCAATCACGGTGAATAGCCTATTTTATCCATATTGTTGGATATTAGTCTCATGGTTTTTTAAAAAGTTCGATATGGCCCAACAGATTGTACGCACCGACACAGTAAAAGATTCTCAATTAGGGCAACGCTTAGACCAAGCGATTGCTGAATTATTTTCCGAGTTCTCTCGCTCACGTTTGAAAGAATGGTTGCTGGAAGGCAAAGTTCAAGTCAATGGTGAAGTGGTGACTAAGCCTCGTACCCGTGTAATGGGGGGTGAGGAAATTACCGTTGAAGCAGAGCTCGAAGATGAAGAACGTTGGGAAGCGCAAGATATTCCACTGAATATCGTTTATGAAGATGACGATATTATTGTGATCAACAAACCGCGTGATTTCGTGGTGCACCCTGGTGCTGGTACGCCTGATGGCACCGTGTTAAATGCTTTATTGCATCACTACCCAGCGATTGCGGAAGTGCCGCGAGCGGGTATCGTGCATCGTTTGGATAAAGATACCACTGGTTTGATGGTGGTCGCGAAGACGGTTCCGGCTCAAACTCGCTTGGTACGAGCGCTGCAAAAACGCAATATTACCCGTGAATATGAAGCGATCATCATTGGGAATATGACGGCTGGGGGGCGCATTGAGAAGCCTATCGGCCGTCATTCGACCAAACGTACTTTGATGGCTGTTAACGAATTAGGTAAGCCTGCGGTTACACATTACCGAGTGGCAGAGCATTTCCGTGAACATACGCGTATTCGTCTGCGTCTAGAAACGGGGCGTACTCACCAAATTCGTGTCCACATGTCTTATATTCAACATCCACTATTGGGTGATGTGGCTTATGGTGGCCGCGCTCGTATTCCAAAAGGTGCATCAAAAGAATTAACAGACATGATCCGTGGGTTTGACCGTCAAGCTCTGCACGCGGTGATGCTGAAGTTTGATCATCCAGAGACTGGCGAAGAAATGAAGTTCCACGCACCCGTTCCTGACGATATGGTTGCGATGGCTGAAGCGCTTCGTCAAGACGCATTAGAGAATCATGTTGAAGATTAAAGGTTAACAATTCATGGATAACATCGTCGTACCCAACTGGCCAGCGCCTAAGAATGTAAAAGCCTTTGCTTCTACACGTTTGGGCGGTGAATCAACCGGTCAATATCAAGGTTTAAACCTAGGTATGCATGTTGGCGATGACGGCGATGTTGTACAAAGAAATCGTGACTTTATTGCCCAACGACACCGGATGCCTACTACGCCGGTGTGGTTGAACCAAACGCATTCGACTGAGGTGGTTGAGTTAGTGAAACCTACTCACCACGTAATCGATGCTGATGGCAGTTCTACTCGCCACAATAACATTGTTTGTGTTGTGATGACGGCAGATTGTTTGCCGATATTACTGACCAATACCGATGGCACTCATGTCGCTGCGGTTCATGCAGGATGGCGCGGATTAGCTGACGGCATACTCGAGAATGCGATACAGCAATTTGATAAACCCAGTCAAGTGATGGCGTGGATTGGTCCGGCTATCGGCACTCAAGCGTTCGAAGTTGGCAATGATGTTTATCAAACATTTGTACAGCATCATTTTCAAGCCAAAGATGCCTTTTATTCACATCCTACCCATGATGACAAATGGCTAGCCGATATGTCCCAACTTGCCACTCAGCGGTTGAATCAAGCGGGCGTTGAAGAAGTTTACCTTAGTCAGCGTTGCACCTATTCCGAGCCTGATAACTTTTACTCCTACCGGCGAGATGGCGTGACAGGCCGTCAAGCAACGTTTATCTGGATGGAATAGCCTTGTTCTTATGAGTGTTTATTTTTTATT comes from the Vibrio gangliei genome and includes:
- the rluD gene encoding 23S rRNA pseudouridine(1911/1915/1917) synthase RluD; this encodes MAQQIVRTDTVKDSQLGQRLDQAIAELFSEFSRSRLKEWLLEGKVQVNGEVVTKPRTRVMGGEEITVEAELEDEERWEAQDIPLNIVYEDDDIIVINKPRDFVVHPGAGTPDGTVLNALLHHYPAIAEVPRAGIVHRLDKDTTGLMVVAKTVPAQTRLVRALQKRNITREYEAIIIGNMTAGGRIEKPIGRHSTKRTLMAVNELGKPAVTHYRVAEHFREHTRIRLRLETGRTHQIRVHMSYIQHPLLGDVAYGGRARIPKGASKELTDMIRGFDRQALHAVMLKFDHPETGEEMKFHAPVPDDMVAMAEALRQDALENHVED
- the pgeF gene encoding peptidoglycan editing factor PgeF, yielding MDNIVVPNWPAPKNVKAFASTRLGGESTGQYQGLNLGMHVGDDGDVVQRNRDFIAQRHRMPTTPVWLNQTHSTEVVELVKPTHHVIDADGSSTRHNNIVCVVMTADCLPILLTNTDGTHVAAVHAGWRGLADGILENAIQQFDKPSQVMAWIGPAIGTQAFEVGNDVYQTFVQHHFQAKDAFYSHPTHDDKWLADMSQLATQRLNQAGVEEVYLSQRCTYSEPDNFYSYRRDGVTGRQATFIWME